A window from Vigna angularis cultivar LongXiaoDou No.4 chromosome 7, ASM1680809v1, whole genome shotgun sequence encodes these proteins:
- the LOC128197976 gene encoding uncharacterized protein LOC128197976, with amino-acid sequence MHLIRSFGRGKKIYFLPYISGRHWQLLVMSMQDNYALWFCSLHRPPPTQLKQAIDCSIPASMMMGGRSIVNSRKIAWISLKCNRQNGSYECGYYVMYWMTHIVCSHITSRWETRFKTTTPVPEKSLLFIRNAAAKYIVRLYNSS; translated from the exons ATGCATCTGATAAGGAGTTTTggaaggggcaagaaaatatactttttgccttatatatccgg gcgccattggcaacttcttgttatgtctatgcaagacaactatgctttgtggttctgctcattgcacaggcctcctcccacacaactcaaacaagcaattgattg ttctattccagcaagtatgatgatgggtgggagatcaattgttaatagtagaaagattgcttggatttctctcaag tgtaacagacaaaatgggtcatatgagtgcggatattatgtaatgtattggatgacccatattgtttgttctcacatcacaagtcgctgggaaacg agattcaagactactacaccagttcctgagaagtcactattattcattaggaacgctgctgcgaagtatatagttagattatacaatagctcttag
- the LOC108336964 gene encoding putative pentatricopeptide repeat-containing protein At2g01510 isoform X2 — protein MNYIKACSRKNGILTLQKRHFQVDASIIKTGFDPNTYRFNFQVKNHLLHGDLGAARKLFDKMPHKNIISTNTMIMGYLNSGNLSTARSLFDGMVKRSVVTWTMLIGGYAQNNKFRDAFGLFADMCRHGLVPDHVTLTTLLSGFTEFESVNEVAQVQTHVVKLGYDSTLTVRNSLLDSYCKTRSLGLACHLFKHMPERDNVTFNVLWTGYSKEGFNHDAINLFFKMQNLGFNPAEFTFAAVLTAGIQLDDIEFGQQVHSFVVKCMFVWNVFVANALLDFYSKHDRVAEVRKLFYEMPEVDGISYNVIITCCAWNERVEESLELFRELQFTRFDRRQFPNASPSLVNYTTPESSAFLSAPV, from the coding sequence ATGAATTACATCAAAGCATGTTCGAGGAAAAACGGAATTTTGACATTGCAAAAACGACACTTTCAGGTCGATGCTTCCATCATCAAGACAGGCTTCGATCCCAACACGTATCGTTTCAACTTTCAAGTAAAGAATCATCTCCTACATGGGGATTTGGGTGCAGCACGCAAACTGTTTGACAAAATGCCTCACAAGAACATCATCTCCACCAACACTATGATCATGGGTTACTTAAACTCTGGCAATCTTTCCACTGCTAGGAGCTTGTTTGATGGCATGGTTAAACGCTCGGTTGTTACCTGGACAATGCTCATTGGTGGCTACGCTCAGAACAATAAGTTTCGCGATGCTTTCGGTCTCTTCGCTGATATGTGTAGGCACGGCTTGGTTCCGGATCATGTCACCTTGACGACTCTCTTATCTGGGTTCACTGAGTTTGAAAGTGTCAATGAAGTCGCACAAGTGCAAACCCATGTTGTCAAATTGGGGTATGATTCCACCCTCACGGTTCGCAACTCGTTGCTTGATTCTTACTGTAAGACGCGTAGCCTAGGTTTGGCTTGTCACCTCTTCAAGCATATGCCGGAGAGAGATAATGTAACTTTCAATGTGTTGTGGACGGGGTACTCCAAAGAGGGCTTCAATCATGATGCTATCAACCTGTTTTTCAAGATGCAGAATTTGGGGTTCAATCCCGCTGAGTTTACTTTTGCTGCGGTTTTAACTGCAGGCATACAGTTGGATGATATAGAATTTGGGCAACAAGTTCACAGTTTTGTGGTGAAGTGTATGTTTGTGTGGAATGTGTTTGTGGCTAATGCTTTGCTTGATTTCTACTCCAAGCATGACCGTGTTGCTGAAGTGAGGAAGCTTTTTTATGAAATGCCAGAGGTGGATGGTATCTCTTACAATGTGATCATCACTTGTTGTGCATGGAATGAAAGAGTGGAGGAATCGCTTGAACTTTTCAGGGAATTACAGTTTACAAGATTTGACAGGCGGCAATTCCCGAATGCTAGCCCCTCTCTCGTCAATTACACAACTCCAGAATCATCTGCATTCctatctgctcccgtataa
- the LOC108336964 gene encoding putative pentatricopeptide repeat-containing protein At2g01510 isoform X1, producing the protein MRERLEELRIQVRPVYSVISSECLPFSIFRLCSMNYIKACSRKNGILTLQKRHFQVDASIIKTGFDPNTYRFNFQVKNHLLHGDLGAARKLFDKMPHKNIISTNTMIMGYLNSGNLSTARSLFDGMVKRSVVTWTMLIGGYAQNNKFRDAFGLFADMCRHGLVPDHVTLTTLLSGFTEFESVNEVAQVQTHVVKLGYDSTLTVRNSLLDSYCKTRSLGLACHLFKHMPERDNVTFNVLWTGYSKEGFNHDAINLFFKMQNLGFNPAEFTFAAVLTAGIQLDDIEFGQQVHSFVVKCMFVWNVFVANALLDFYSKHDRVAEVRKLFYEMPEVDGISYNVIITCCAWNERVEESLELFRELQFTRFDRRQFPNASPSLVNYTTPESSAFLSAPV; encoded by the exons ATGAG AGAGCGCCTCGAGGAGCTTCGAATCCAAGTCCGACCGGTCTACTCAGTCATTTCCTCGGAGTGTCTTCCATTTTCAATTTTCCGTTTATGTTCCATGAATTACATCAAAGCATGTTCGAGGAAAAACGGAATTTTGACATTGCAAAAACGACACTTTCAGGTCGATGCTTCCATCATCAAGACAGGCTTCGATCCCAACACGTATCGTTTCAACTTTCAAGTAAAGAATCATCTCCTACATGGGGATTTGGGTGCAGCACGCAAACTGTTTGACAAAATGCCTCACAAGAACATCATCTCCACCAACACTATGATCATGGGTTACTTAAACTCTGGCAATCTTTCCACTGCTAGGAGCTTGTTTGATGGCATGGTTAAACGCTCGGTTGTTACCTGGACAATGCTCATTGGTGGCTACGCTCAGAACAATAAGTTTCGCGATGCTTTCGGTCTCTTCGCTGATATGTGTAGGCACGGCTTGGTTCCGGATCATGTCACCTTGACGACTCTCTTATCTGGGTTCACTGAGTTTGAAAGTGTCAATGAAGTCGCACAAGTGCAAACCCATGTTGTCAAATTGGGGTATGATTCCACCCTCACGGTTCGCAACTCGTTGCTTGATTCTTACTGTAAGACGCGTAGCCTAGGTTTGGCTTGTCACCTCTTCAAGCATATGCCGGAGAGAGATAATGTAACTTTCAATGTGTTGTGGACGGGGTACTCCAAAGAGGGCTTCAATCATGATGCTATCAACCTGTTTTTCAAGATGCAGAATTTGGGGTTCAATCCCGCTGAGTTTACTTTTGCTGCGGTTTTAACTGCAGGCATACAGTTGGATGATATAGAATTTGGGCAACAAGTTCACAGTTTTGTGGTGAAGTGTATGTTTGTGTGGAATGTGTTTGTGGCTAATGCTTTGCTTGATTTCTACTCCAAGCATGACCGTGTTGCTGAAGTGAGGAAGCTTTTTTATGAAATGCCAGAGGTGGATGGTATCTCTTACAATGTGATCATCACTTGTTGTGCATGGAATGAAAGAGTGGAGGAATCGCTTGAACTTTTCAGGGAATTACAGTTTACAAGATTTGACAGGCGGCAATTCCCGAATGCTAGCCCCTCTCTCGTCAATTACACAACTCCAGAATCATCTGCATTCctatctgctcccgtataa
- the LOC128197815 gene encoding putative pentatricopeptide repeat-containing protein At2g01510, whose protein sequence is MFVWNVFVANALLDFYSKHDRVAEVRKLFYEMPEVDGISYNVIITCCAWNERVEESLELFRELQFTRFDRRQFPFATFLSIAANALNLEMGRQIHSQAIVTDAISEILVGNSLVDMYAKCDKFGEANRIFVDLAHQGSVPWTALISGYVQKGLHEDGLKLFVDMQKAKIRADSATYASILRACANLASLTLGKQLHLHIIRSGCISNVFSGSALVDMYAKCGSIKEALHMFQEMPTRNCVSWNALISAYAQNGDGGHAIRSFEQMVHSGLQPNSFSFLSILCALAFCVPAATVV, encoded by the coding sequence ATGTTTGTGTGGAATGTGTTTGTGGCTAATGCTTTGCTTGATTTCTACTCCAAGCATGACCGTGTTGCTGAAGTGAGGAAGCTTTTTTATGAAATGCCAGAGGTGGATGGTATCTCTTACAATGTGATCATCACTTGTTGTGCATGGAATGAAAGAGTGGAGGAATCGCTTGAACTTTTCAGGGAATTACAGTTTACAAGATTTGACAGGCGGCAATTCCCATTTGCAACCTTTTTGAGCATTGCCGCAAATGCTTTGAACCTGGAAATGGGTAGGCAAATCCATTCCCAGGCAATTGTAACAGATGCCATTTCAGAAATTCTGGTTGGGAATTCTTTGGTTGACATGTATGCTAAATGTGACAAATTTGGGGAAGCAAATAGGATTTTTGTTGATTTGGCTCATCAAGGTTCAGTTCCATGGACAGCCCTGATCTCGGGTTATGTTCAGAAGGGGCTCCATGAAGACGGCCTAAAGCTATTTGTTGATATGCAAAAAGCCAAAATACGTGCTGACTCGGCCACTTACGCCAGTATCTTAAGAGCTTGCGCAAATCTAGCTTCACTAACATTGGGAAAACAGTTACACTTACATATAATCAGGTCTGGATGCATTTCAAATGTATTTTCTGGGAGTGCACTGGTTGACATGTATGCAAAATGTGGATCCATAAAAGAAGCACTTCATATGTTTCAAGAGATGCCTACGAGGAACTGTGTTTCCTGGAATGCACTGATTTCAGCTTATGCACAAAACGGAGACGGTGGCCATGCTATTAGATCATTTGAACAAATGGTTCATTCAGGTCTGCAACCAAATTCTTTCAGCTTCCTTAGCATTTTGTGTGCCTTAGCATTTTGTGTGCCTGCAGCCACTGTGGTCTAG